AGCACGTCGTCACCGCCACCGACGGCAAGCCGGTCCCGCCGGCCAAGCTCATCGGCTGGACCGCCCGTTTCCTCGGCATGGTCAAGCCGGGTGACGAGGTCGATTTCCGTGTCGACCGCGTCGGAATCGACGTCGGCGCAGAGGTTCTGGAGGTCTCGGCCCGCATCGGTTCGGAGCTGGTGATGTCGGCGACCGCGCGCCTGGCCGCGCCGAAGACCGTGTATGCCTTCCCCGGCCAGGGCATCCAGCACAAGGGCATGGGCATGGAGGTCCGTGCTCGCTCCAAGGCGGCCCGCAAGGTGTGGGACTCGGCCGACAAGTTCACCCGCGAAACCCTCGGGTTCTCGGTGTTGCACGTCGTCCGCGACAACCCCACCAGCCTGATCGCCTCCGGTGTGCACTACCACCACCCCGACGGTGTGCTGTTCCTGACGCAGTTCACCCAGGTCGCGATGGCGACCGTGGCGGCCGCGCAGGTCGCCGAGATGCGCGAGCAGGGTGCGTTCGTCGAGGGCGCGATCGCCTGCGGTCACTCCGTCGGTGAGTACACCGCCTTGGCGTGTGTGTCGGGCGTGTACGAGCTGGAGGCGCTGCTGGAGGTCGTGTTCCACCGCGGCAGCAAGATGCACGACATCGTGCCGCGTGACGAACTGGGCCGGTCGAACTACCGCCTGGCCGCGATCCGGCCGAGCCAGATCGATCTCGACGACGCCGACGTCAAGGACTTCGTCGCCGAAATCTCCGAGCGCACAGGTGAATTTCTGGAGATCGTGAACTTCAACCTGCGCGGCTCGCAGTACGCCATCGCGGGCACGGTCGCGGGCCTGGAGGCGCTGGAGGAGGAGATCGAGCGTCGCCGCCAGATCACCGGCGGCAAGCGGTCGTTCATCCTGGTGCCCGGTATCGATGTGCCGTTCCACTCCAGCGTGCTGCGGGTCGGCGTGGCCGACTTCCGGCGCAGCCTGGAGCGCGTCATGCCGCGCGACAAGGATCCCGAGCTGATCATCGGGCGCTACATCCCGAACCTGGTTCCGCGTCCGTTCACCCTGGACCGCGACTTCATCCAGGAGATCCGCGATCTGGTGCCCGCCGAGCCGCTCGACGAGGTGCTCGCCGATTACGACACGTGGCGCAACGAGAAGCCGAAGGAGCTGTGCCGCAAGATCGTCATCGAGCTGTTGGCCTGGCAGTTCGCCAGCCCGGTGCGCTGGATCGAGACGCAGGACCTGCTGTTCATCGAGGAGGCCGCAGGCGGTCTCGGTGTCGAGCGGTTCGTCGAGATCGGCGTGAAGTCGGCGCCGACCGTGGCGGGTCTGGCGACCAACACGCTCAAGCTGCCCGAGTACTCGCACAGCACTGTCGAGGTGCTCAACTCGGAGCGCGACGCCGCGGTGCTGTTCGCGACGGACACCGATCCGGAGCCGGAGCCCGAGGTCGACGAAAGCCCCGCGGCGGCTTCGGCTCCCGCTGAAGCCCCCGCTGCCGAGGCGGCCCCGGCTCCGGTCGCCGCCCCGTCGGCGCCGGCGGGCGGACCTCGCCCCGACGACATCACCTTCGATGCCGCGGATGCGACGGTGGCCCTGATCGCGTTGAGCGCCAAGATGCGCATCGACCAGATCGAGGCGCTCGACTCCATCGAGTCGATCACCGACGGTGCGTCCTCGCGGCGCAACCAGCTGCTGGTCGACCTCGGTTCCGAGCTGAACCTCGGCGCCATCGACGGTGCGGCAGAGGCCGATCTGGGCGCGCTCAAGGGGCAGGTGACCAAGCTCGCCCGCACCTACAAGCCGTTCGGACCTGTGCTCTCGGATGCGATCAACGACCAGTTGCGCACGGTGCTCGGACCGTCGGGCAAGCGTCCGGCGTACATCACCGAGCGGGTCACCAAGACCTGGGAGCTGGGCCCGGGCTGGGCCAAACACGTGACCGTCGAGTTCGCGCTCGGCACGCGTGAGGGCAGCAGCGTGCGCGGTGGCGACCTGGGTGGTCTGCACGCCGGTGCGCTGGCCGACGCCGCAGGTGTCGACAAGGTCATCGACGCCGCGGTCGCCGCGGTCGCGGCGCGGCGCGGCGTCTCGGTGTCGCTGCCCTCGGCGGGCGGTGCCTCGGGTGGTGTCGTGGATTCGGCGGCACTCGGCGAGTTCGCCGAGAAGGTGACGGGCCCCGACGGTGTGCTGGCCTCGGCCGCGCGCCTGGTGCTCAACCAGCTCGGCCTCGGCGAGGCCGTCACCACGCCGGAGAAGGCCACCGACGCCGAGCTGATCGACCTGGTGACCACCGAACTCGGTTCGGACTGGCCCCGATTGGTGGCACCGGCGTTCGACGCCCGCAAGGCCGTCGTGTTCGACGACCGGTGGGCCAGCGCTCGCGAGGATCTGGTCAAGCTGTGGCTGGCCGAGGAAGACGACATCGACGCGCAGTGGGAGCAGCTCTCCGAGCGTTTCGAGGGCGCAGGGCATGTTGTTGCGACACAGGCGAACTGGTGGCAGGGCAAGGCCCTTGCCGCGGGCCGCAACGTCCACGCCTCGCTGTTCGGCCGGATCGCCGCGGGTGCAGAGAACCCGGGCAAGGGCCGCTACTGCGACGAGGTCGCGGTGGTCACCGGCGCGTCGAAGGGCTCGATCGCGGCATCGGTCGTCGGGCAGCTGCTCGACGGCGGCGCCACGGTTATCGCCACGACGTCGCGTCTGGATGACGATCGCCTGGCGTTCTACAAGCAGCTCTACCGTGATCACGCCCGGTTCGACGCCACCCTGTGGGTGGTCCCGGCGAACATGGCCTCCTACAGCGACATCGACAAGCTCGTCGAGTGGGTCGGTACCGAACAGGTCGAAAGCCTTGGGCCGCAATCGATCCACCTCAAGGACGCGCAGACCCCGACGCTGCTGTTCCCGTTCGCCGCACCGCGTGTGGGTGGGGACATGTCCGAGGCCGGTTCACGCGCCGAGATGGAGATGAAGGTGCTGCTGTGGGCCGTGGAGCGGCTCATCGGCGGGCTGTCGAGGATCGGTGCCGAGCGGGACATCGCGTCGCGTCTGCATGTCGTGCTGCCGGGTTCGCCGAACCGTGGCATGTTCGGCGGCGACGGTGCTTACGGCGAGGCGAAGTCGGCGCTCGACGCACTGGTGAACCGCTGGAGCGCCGAGTCGTCGTGGGCCGAACGGGTCAGCCTGGCGCACGCGCTGATCGGCTGGACCAAGGGCACCGGCCTGATGGGTCACAACGACGCCATCGTCAGTGCGGTCGAAGAGGCCGGCGTGACCACCTACACCACCGACGAGATGGCTGCCATGCTGCTCGAGCTGTGCACGGTGGAGACGAAGGTCGCCGCGGCCGGCGCACCGGTGAAGGTCGACCTGACCGGCGGTCTGGGTGACATCAAGATCGACATGGCCGAGCTGGCTGCCAAGGCCCGCGAGGAGATGTCCGCCACCGCAGACCAATCCGACGACGACGAGGATGGCGCCGGCGGTGTGATCGCAGCGCTGCCGTCGCCGCCGCGGGGATACGACCCGGCGCCGGCTCCGGAGTGGGACGACCTCGACGTCGACCCGGCCGATCTGGTGGTCATCGTCGGTGGCGCCGAACTCGGCCCGTACGGTTCGTCGCGCACGCGCTTCGAGATGGAGGTCGACGGCGAGCTGTCGGCGGCCGGTGTGCTGGAACTCGCGTGGACGACCGGCATGGTCAAGTGGGAGGACGATCCCAAGGCCGGCTGGTACGACACCGCAACCGGTGAACTGGTGCCCGAGTGCGAGATCGTGGAGCGCTATCACGACGCCGTCGTGGAACGTTGTGGCATCCGCGAGTTCGTCGACGACGGTGCGATCGATCCGGATCACGCGTCGCCGCTTCTGGTCAGTGTCTTCCTGGACAAGGACTTCTCGTTCGTGGTGTCCAGCGAGGCCGATGCCCGTGCGTTCGTCGAGTTCGATCCCGAGCACACCGTGGCCCGTCCGCTGCCGGATTCGTCCGACTGGGAGGTCACCCGCAAGGCGGGCACCGAGATTCGCGTGCCGCGCAAGACCAAGTTGTCGCGGACCGTCGGTGCGCAGATCCCGACCGGGTTCGATCCGACCGTGTGGGGCATCACGCCCGACATGGCGAACTCGATCGACCGGGTGGCGCTGTGGAACATCGTGGCGACCGTCGACGCGTTCCTGTCGTCCGGCTTCACGCCGACCGAGCTGATGCGCTGGGTGCACCCGAGCCAGGTGGCCTCGACGCAGGGCACCGGCATGGGCGGCATGACCTCGATGCAGACCATGTACCACGGCAACCTGCTGGGCCGGGCCAAGCCGAACGACATCCTGCAGGAGGTTCTGCCGAACGTCGTTGCCGCACATGTCATGCAGTCGTATGTGGGCGGTTACGGCGCGATGGTCCATCCGGTCGGTGCGTGCGCAACGGCTGCGGTGTCGGTGGAAGAGGGCGTCGACAAGATCAAGCTCGGCAAGGCCGACCTGGTGATCGCGGGCGGCTTCGACGATCTGACGCTGGAGGCCATCATCGGCTTCGGTGACATGGCGGCCACCGCCGACACCGAGATGATGCGGGCCAAGGGCATCAGCGATTCGAAGTTCTCGCGGGCCAACGACCGTCGCCGGCTCGGGTTCCTCGAGGCCCAGGGTGGTGGCACCATCCTGCTGGCCCGTGGTGATCTCGCGCTCAAGATGGGGCTGCCGGTGCTGGCGGTCGTCGGTTACGCGCAGAGCTTCGCCGACGGCGTGCACACGTCGATCCCCGCTCCGGGACTCGGTGCCCTCGGCGCCGCTCGCGGTGGCAAGGATTCGTCGCTGGCTCGTTCGCTGGCCAAGCTGGGCGTCGGCGCCGACGACATCGCGGTGATCTCCAAGCACGACACTTCGACGCTGGCCAACGATCCCAACGAGACGGAACTGCACGAGCGGATCGCCGACTCGATGGGCCGGGCGCCGGGCAACCCGCTGTTCATCGTCAGCCAGAAGACCCTGACCGGCCATGCCAAGGGCGGCGCCGCGGTGTTCCAGATGATGGGGTTGTGCCAGATCCTGCGCGACGGCGTCATCCCGCCGAACCGCAGCCTGGACTGCGTCGATGACGAGCTGGCCACCTCCGGTCACTTCGTGTGGGTGCGTGAGCCCCTGGATCTGCGCGGCAAGTTCCCGCTCAAGGCCGGTCTGGTGACCAGCCTCGGGTTCGGGCACGTGTCGGGTCTGGTGGCCCTGGTACATCCGGAGGCGTTCATCGCCGCGCTGGATCCGTCCGAGCGCGACGACTACCGCAAGCGGGCCGAGCAGCGCATGCTCGCCGGTCAGCGCCGGCTGGTCAGCGCGATCGCCGGTGGGCGGCCGATGTACGAGAAGCCCGCCGATCGCCGGTTCGATCACGACGCACCGGAGAAGCGCCAGGAGGCGGCCATGCTGCTCGACGCGGACGCACGCCTCGGCGAGAACGGTGTCTACATCCGGTGACCGCACATGAGGGGAGCGGTGTGTCAGGTTCAGGAGTGGCTGGGCTAGGTTCCCTTCTATGGCGATAGTCGGAGTCGGTATCGATCTGGTGTCCATCCCGGATTTCGCCGAGCAGGTCGACAGGCCGGGAACCGTGTTCGCCGAGACGTTCACGCCGGGTGAGCGCCGGGACGCCGCGGACAAGAGTTCGTCGGCGGCCCGGCACCTGGCGGCCCGGTGGGCCGCCAAGGAAGCCGTGATCAAGGCCTGGTCGAGCTCTCGGTTCTCCAAGCGGCCCGCCCTGCCGGAGGGGATCCACCGTGACATCGAGGTGGTGACCGACATGTGGGGTCGTCCCAAGGTGCGGTTGTCCGGCGAGATCGCCAAGCATCTGGAGAGCGTGACGATCCACGTGTCGCTCACCCACGAGGATCAGACCGCCGCTGCGGTCGCGATCATCGAAGAGCCGTAGGCATACTCCGCCACGCCGCGATTAGGCTCGTCGTATGAGTGATGTGGTCGCGCGGGTCAAGCAGGTGTTGCCGTCGGTACGGGCCGATCTGGAGGATCTGGTCCGCATCCAATCGGTATGGGCCGATCCGGCCCGCCGCGGTGAGGTGGCGCGCAGCGCCGAAGCGGTGGCGAAGCTGCTCACCGACGCCGGGTTCGGCGAGGTCCGCATCGTGAGCGAGGGCGGTGCGCCTGCGGTCATCGCGCATCACCCCGCGCCGCCGGGTGCCCCGACGGTGCTGCTCTACGCCCACCACGACGTGCAGCCGGAAGGCGATGCGGCGCAGTGGGATTCGCCGCCGTTCGAGCCGACCGAACGTGACGGCCGGTTGTACGGCAGGGGCACCGCCGACGACAAGGCAGGTATCGCAACCCATCTCGCTGCCATACGTGCTTTCGACGGCAAGCCGCCCGTGGGCGTGACGGTGTTCGTCGAGGGCGAGGAGGAGTCCGGTTCGCCGTCGCTGGGCGCCCTGCTCGCGGCGCACCGCGACGCGCTTGCCGCCGATGTCATCGTGATCGCCGACTCCGACAACTGGAGCACCGAACTGCCCGCGCTCACGGTGTCGTTGCGCGGCCTGGTGGACTGCGTCGTGGAGGTGGCCACGCTCGATCACGGCCTGCACTCGGGTCTGTGGGGCGGAGTGGTCCCCGATGCGCTGAGCGTCCTGGTGCGGCTGTTGGCGAGCCTGCACGATGACGGGGGCAATGTCGCGGTGGCCGGTCTGCACGAGGCGACCGCGGCCGACGTCGACCGGGGCGCGGACTGGGTCAGGCAGGAGTCGGGGCTTCTCGACGGCGTGTCCGAGATCGGTTCGGGCTCAGTGGTGCAACGCATGTGGGCCAAACCCGCCGTGACCGTCATCGGCATCGACACCACACCGATCGGCAAGTCGTCGAACACCCTGATCCCGCGGGCGCGCGCCAAGATCAGCATGCGTGTGGCCCCCGGTGGCGACGCTCGGGCGCACTTGGA
This genomic window from Mycolicibacterium goodii contains:
- a CDS encoding type I polyketide synthase, whose translation is MTIYEHDRVRAGWNDESGSDRTAEGNAAETTHALVDRLSAGEPYAVAFGGQGSAWLETLEELVSLAGIEAELATLAGEAELLLEPVASELVVVRPIGFEPLQWVRALAAEEPVPTDKQLTSAAVSVPGVLLTQIAAVRALARQGMDLAATPPVAVAGHSQGVLAVHALAAKGAKDVELLALAQLIGAAGTLVARRRGITVLGDRPPMVSVTNADPERIYELLEEFSSDVRTVLPPVLSIRNGRRSVVITGTPEQLSRFELYCTQIAEKEEAERKNKVRGGAVFAPVFDPVQVEVGFHTPRLSDGIDIVGRWAEVVGLDVELAKELTEAILVRQVDWVDEITELHEAGARWILDLGPGDILTRLTAPVIRGLGIGIVPAATRGGQRNLFTVGAVPEVARPWSSYAPTVVKLPDGSVKLETKFTRLTGRSPILLAGMTPTTVDAKIVAAAANAGHWAELAGGGQVTEKIFNDRIAELETLLEPGRAIQFNTLFLDPYLWKLQVGGKRLVQRARQSGAPIDGVVVSAGIPDLEEAVELIDELNDVGISHVVFKPGTVEQIRSVIRIAAEVPTKPVIVHIEGGRAGGHHSWEDLDDLLLATYSELRSRSNITICVGGGIGTPERSAEYLSGRWAEVHGYPLMPIDGILVGTAAMATLEATTSPQVKQLLVDTKGTEAWVGAGRASGGMASGRSQLGADIHEIDNAASRCGRLLDEVAGDADAVAERRDEIIAAMAQTAKPYFGDVGAMTYLQWLRRYVELAIGDGNSTADTKRPDSPWLDITWRDRFEQMLKRAEARLHPKDSGPIETLFDPQTGGERLLEDPEAAISALLGSYPDAETVVLHPADVPFFVELCKTLGKPVNFVPVIDKDVRRWWRSDSLWQAHDARYDADQVCVIPGTAAVAGITRVDEPVGELLDRFEQAAVDEVLAAGAEPVDVLSRRQARRDAGGPLAVVLDAPDVLWAGRMSVNPVHRIAAPSEWQVREGVNGADSRSASHPSTGARLEVADDQHVVLSVPLSGTWIEIRFTLTDVVRSGGAPIVEVADASAAMRAVLAIAAGVEGPEALPKVVDGTATVTVDWDPERVADHTGVTATFGAPLAPTLTVVPDALVGRCWPAVFAAIGSAATDSGFPVIEGLLSLVHLDHAAHLLAELPKTPAEFTVTATASAATDTEVGRVVPVSVEVRNAADGTLLATLEERFAIRGRTGAAELTDPVRAGGAISDNATDTARRRRRDVTVGAPVDMRPFAVVSGDHNPIHTDRAAALLAGLEGPIVHGMWLSAAAQHVVTATDGKPVPPAKLIGWTARFLGMVKPGDEVDFRVDRVGIDVGAEVLEVSARIGSELVMSATARLAAPKTVYAFPGQGIQHKGMGMEVRARSKAARKVWDSADKFTRETLGFSVLHVVRDNPTSLIASGVHYHHPDGVLFLTQFTQVAMATVAAAQVAEMREQGAFVEGAIACGHSVGEYTALACVSGVYELEALLEVVFHRGSKMHDIVPRDELGRSNYRLAAIRPSQIDLDDADVKDFVAEISERTGEFLEIVNFNLRGSQYAIAGTVAGLEALEEEIERRRQITGGKRSFILVPGIDVPFHSSVLRVGVADFRRSLERVMPRDKDPELIIGRYIPNLVPRPFTLDRDFIQEIRDLVPAEPLDEVLADYDTWRNEKPKELCRKIVIELLAWQFASPVRWIETQDLLFIEEAAGGLGVERFVEIGVKSAPTVAGLATNTLKLPEYSHSTVEVLNSERDAAVLFATDTDPEPEPEVDESPAAASAPAEAPAAEAAPAPVAAPSAPAGGPRPDDITFDAADATVALIALSAKMRIDQIEALDSIESITDGASSRRNQLLVDLGSELNLGAIDGAAEADLGALKGQVTKLARTYKPFGPVLSDAINDQLRTVLGPSGKRPAYITERVTKTWELGPGWAKHVTVEFALGTREGSSVRGGDLGGLHAGALADAAGVDKVIDAAVAAVAARRGVSVSLPSAGGASGGVVDSAALGEFAEKVTGPDGVLASAARLVLNQLGLGEAVTTPEKATDAELIDLVTTELGSDWPRLVAPAFDARKAVVFDDRWASAREDLVKLWLAEEDDIDAQWEQLSERFEGAGHVVATQANWWQGKALAAGRNVHASLFGRIAAGAENPGKGRYCDEVAVVTGASKGSIAASVVGQLLDGGATVIATTSRLDDDRLAFYKQLYRDHARFDATLWVVPANMASYSDIDKLVEWVGTEQVESLGPQSIHLKDAQTPTLLFPFAAPRVGGDMSEAGSRAEMEMKVLLWAVERLIGGLSRIGAERDIASRLHVVLPGSPNRGMFGGDGAYGEAKSALDALVNRWSAESSWAERVSLAHALIGWTKGTGLMGHNDAIVSAVEEAGVTTYTTDEMAAMLLELCTVETKVAAAGAPVKVDLTGGLGDIKIDMAELAAKAREEMSATADQSDDDEDGAGGVIAALPSPPRGYDPAPAPEWDDLDVDPADLVVIVGGAELGPYGSSRTRFEMEVDGELSAAGVLELAWTTGMVKWEDDPKAGWYDTATGELVPECEIVERYHDAVVERCGIREFVDDGAIDPDHASPLLVSVFLDKDFSFVVSSEADARAFVEFDPEHTVARPLPDSSDWEVTRKAGTEIRVPRKTKLSRTVGAQIPTGFDPTVWGITPDMANSIDRVALWNIVATVDAFLSSGFTPTELMRWVHPSQVASTQGTGMGGMTSMQTMYHGNLLGRAKPNDILQEVLPNVVAAHVMQSYVGGYGAMVHPVGACATAAVSVEEGVDKIKLGKADLVIAGGFDDLTLEAIIGFGDMAATADTEMMRAKGISDSKFSRANDRRRLGFLEAQGGGTILLARGDLALKMGLPVLAVVGYAQSFADGVHTSIPAPGLGALGAARGGKDSSLARSLAKLGVGADDIAVISKHDTSTLANDPNETELHERIADSMGRAPGNPLFIVSQKTLTGHAKGGAAVFQMMGLCQILRDGVIPPNRSLDCVDDELATSGHFVWVREPLDLRGKFPLKAGLVTSLGFGHVSGLVALVHPEAFIAALDPSERDDYRKRAEQRMLAGQRRLVSAIAGGRPMYEKPADRRFDHDAPEKRQEAAMLLDADARLGENGVYIR
- a CDS encoding dipeptidase; the protein is MSDVVARVKQVLPSVRADLEDLVRIQSVWADPARRGEVARSAEAVAKLLTDAGFGEVRIVSEGGAPAVIAHHPAPPGAPTVLLYAHHDVQPEGDAAQWDSPPFEPTERDGRLYGRGTADDKAGIATHLAAIRAFDGKPPVGVTVFVEGEEESGSPSLGALLAAHRDALAADVIVIADSDNWSTELPALTVSLRGLVDCVVEVATLDHGLHSGLWGGVVPDALSVLVRLLASLHDDGGNVAVAGLHEATAADVDRGADWVRQESGLLDGVSEIGSGSVVQRMWAKPAVTVIGIDTTPIGKSSNTLIPRARAKISMRVAPGGDARAHLEALTRHLEANTPWGARITVTPGDLGQPYAIDASGPVYEAARAAFHEAWGHEPVDMGMGGSIPFIAEFAAAFPEATILVTGVEDPGTQAHSINESLHLGVFEKAATAEALLLDALGR
- the acpS gene encoding holo-ACP synthase AcpS, encoding MAIVGVGIDLVSIPDFAEQVDRPGTVFAETFTPGERRDAADKSSSAARHLAARWAAKEAVIKAWSSSRFSKRPALPEGIHRDIEVVTDMWGRPKVRLSGEIAKHLESVTIHVSLTHEDQTAAAVAIIEEP